From Vicinamibacteria bacterium:
CGGTCGGCATCGCCGCGGTGGTGATCGTTTTCCTGTACCAGCCGGTAAAGGTCGAGGGAACGAGCATGCTGCCCTGGCTGGAAGATCAGGAACGAATCTTCGTCAACAAGTTCGTCTACCGATTCGAGGAAATCGAGCGCGGGGACATCATCGTCTTCCGTTTTCCCCTGGACCTATCCAAGTCCTACATCAAGAGGGTCGTCGGGCTGCCCGGGGATCTGGTCGAGATCGCCGGGGGTAGTCTGACGATCAACGGGCAACCGGTCGCCGAACCGTATGTAGCGCCTCAGTACCGCGACCGGGGTTCGTACCCCTCGGTGCTCGTGCCCGACGGCGAGTACTACGTCTTGGGAGATCACCGCAATACCTCCAACGACAGCCGAACGTGGGGCACGGTTCCGCGCGAGTTTGTGACCGGCAAGGCAGTGTTCGCCTACTGGCCGCTCGAACGTTTTGGAGTGCTCGAATGATTCACGAAGCGGCACTCGTGCTGGAAGACGGCCGTTGTTTTCGAGGCCACGCCGTGGGCGCCCGGGCGGAAGGCTGCGGGGAGGTCGTTTTCAATACAGGGATCACCGGCTATCAGGAGATCTTCACGGATCCTTCCTATAGCGGACAGATCGTGGTTCTCACGTATCCCCACATCGGCAACTATGGCGCCAACCCCCACGATAGCGAGTCGGAGCGCCCCTACATCGAAGGGCTGGTCGTGCGGGACTTCTCGCCGGTGGCTAGCAATTGGCGCTCCACCCAACAGGCGTCCGACTTTCTGGCTGCGCACTCGATTCCGATCATCGCCGGTATCGACACGCGCGCCCTCGTGCGCCATCTTCGCGAGCGGGGCGCGATGCGCGGTGTGGTCTCGTCCTTGGAACTCGACGTGAACAAGCTGGCGGAAAAGGCTCGCACGATCCCCAAGATGGAAGGTCAGGATCTGGCAACCGGAGTCTCCACCAAGCAGCAATATGAGTGGCGCCAGGGATTGGAACCCTGCTCTCCGTCCGAACAAGTGCGCCCCGGATATATTCA
This genomic window contains:
- the lepB gene encoding signal peptidase I, whose product is VGIAAVVIVFLYQPVKVEGTSMLPWLEDQERIFVNKFVYRFEEIERGDIIVFRFPLDLSKSYIKRVVGLPGDLVEIAGGSLTINGQPVAEPYVAPQYRDRGSYPSVLVPDGEYYVLGDHRNTSNDSRTWGTVPREFVTGKAVFAYWPLERFGVLE